The Streptomyces bacillaris sequence GCGCTCCTGAGCGGCGGCAGCCGCCGCGAGAGGCCCGCTGGGAGACGCTGGAGCACAGCGTGCAGGGGGTCAACAAGCAGCTCAACCAGGACTGGTACGTCGCCGAGGGATCCGGGTCCGCGAGCGATCCGCTGATCCTCGCGGTGGCGGACGGCCACGGTTCGGCGGTGCACGCCCGCAGCCATATCGGGGCGCGGTGTGCGGTCGACCTGTTCGCCGCCCAGGCGCGTACGTTCGCCGAACTGGCGCGCTCCGAGGGGCCGGACGGAACGCACAGCCTGAGCTGGCTGATGAACTACGCGCGCAACGAGCTGCCCCGGCAGCTGGCGGCGGCCTGGCAGGAGAGCGTGCTCGCCCACTGGGACCGCCACCCGGACACGGTGAACCCGGCGGCGGAGCCGCCCCCCAAGGGCCGGAAGCTGCTGCTGTACGGGGCGACGCTGGTCGGTGCGGTGGTCACCCCGCAGCTCTTCGCGGCGTGGCAGCTCGGTGACGGTGAGCTGACGGTGATCGGTGCCGACGGGGCGGTGGCGCTGCCGCTGGCCCCGGTGGAGGCGGATCTCGGGGACGAGACGGAGTCCCTCTGCAGCCGCCACGCCTGGCAGTT is a genomic window containing:
- a CDS encoding PP2C family serine/threonine-protein phosphatase: MSAPERRQPPREARWETLEHSVQGVNKQLNQDWYVAEGSGSASDPLILAVADGHGSAVHARSHIGARCAVDLFAAQARTFAELARSEGPDGTHSLSWLMNYARNELPRQLAAAWQESVLAHWDRHPDTVNPAAEPPPKGRKLLLYGATLVGAVVTPQLFAAWQLGDGELTVIGADGAVALPLAPVEADLGDETESLCSRHAWQLVRVHWAPVVAPDRTPRLIVLSTDGLSKSFASDEGFAQFMAGLDQRLAKDGGPDDVREALPGWLAEAARYSGDDTTLVAARRPEPDAADHGPAPDEPRSDA